Genomic window (Rosa chinensis cultivar Old Blush chromosome 6, RchiOBHm-V2, whole genome shotgun sequence):
ATTCATTCACAACCGTAGCAATCAAACTAGCAAACAAGCCATACCCATCGATGACAATGGCATGTAAATGCTTAATATGTGTTTTGGCAAAATGGGTTTCGCATAGAACCCCATACAAAATAGCCTTGTTGAGCAGCAAGTATTCCTGTGGGGTTGGGATTGTTATTGCCAATGGGGGTCTAAGTTTTGGTTCAAGGAGCTCAAAGGCCTCCTTCAGAGAGCAGCCCACGGGGTTTTCAGCTTCATGGGAAGCAATCCGAATCAGGTTCAAAGCCATTTAAGGTTCATAGGATACAGGCACAGCTAGAATGAAATTTGAGTGTGAAGACATAGAAATAGGTCAGAGAAGCACCTTTTAGTGGAGTCTCCAAGTATTTTCAAAAACCACAATTTGTGCACTGGCTAGAAGTTTCTAGGGCCGAACATTGCTGGTAATACTCAGTTTAACCACCTGCAAGGATACAATGCAAAAAAAGTAGCAAAAGTATACATTAAGTCTCTGCCATGAACTCCAACATCATTAGTCAAGTAATGAAAGAGGAGCCATAATTACAACAGAGCATGGAGTCATTTAGCATACCAGTATATATGTGGAATGTGGATCCAAGGCTGAACTGTAGGTGAAGTAGAGGTGTGATTAAGGTTACTGCATATTGAGGGGGTACTCAAGCCACTAGAAGAAGATGTCATCTACACAAACATGAAGaagtaaaacacaaaacaaccaAGTGTCATTACCAGTTCATTACTTATAATCAAATATGAGCATTTATCATTTATCAGCAACACAACAGCGAAGCAGGTCCAATATGAGTGTAATAACATTTCCAATTTATTCACAATTAATCATTAGCATTCACGAAACTAAAATCTGCATTCCAGTTCATTACAATTCATAGCATTCACTTGCAGCTCAAGTACTCTTAGTCTCTTTCACATGTATGATCATTTATCATTCACAGTTCAACCAAAATTCAGTTTCATCTAGATTATCATTACAATTTATACAATTATACATCACAGTTCATGCATCACAGTTCATGCAGCAATGTATTAGTATTACCAATAGCATTCATCATTCACAGTCCATACATAACAGTTCATACATCACCATCTACCCACagcattcatgattgaacagtCCAAGTCAAGTACCCTTACCTCCTAAATGTATGCTCCTAAACGTATGCTCCAACTGATCACACTAGGACTCCTTGATTTATTTTTACTAGGAAGCAGGCAAACAAAGAAGTTGGTCAGACAAACAATTTCTAATAGTATAATAGATAAGAAATATAAAAGCTTGTATTGAAGCTGGCAGAGTAGGTAAAATCAAACCTTCGTAAGCAATAAGGTCCAGTTCATTAACATCCCTGCATAAAATCAGAAGCAGCACAAGTCTGTAAGCAATTATTAAATCAGAAGCAATACAAGTTTGTAAGCAATTATTAAATCAGAAGCAAAACGAACTGGATAATATTCAGACCTGCCTTTAGAATTGCCAGTCCTCAAACGACTCGCAAATACAAGCCTGAATTATTGAAATGTATAAGAAAAGATGAAGAGAATTCAAATGTTGAAGACCGGCAACTAATAATATAATTTCAATATGGAAAAGTTATAAACATTGTGAAATACAAATCAGCATTACCCTGTTAGCAATGTTAGACTAAAGCTGGATGTACCTGTAAAGACAAAAGATGCATACAATTTATAAATTTAATTGAAACATGGAACAGAAAACAACTGCAAATCCAAATACATCCAATCTCACTCAGATAAAACCTCGAAAGAGAAATGTGACAGATAAATCAAtcctccaaaaacaaaaacccaaataaaaaaaaaaaaaaaacaaaccaaacaGAGAGAAAGAACGAGAGACCTGAAGGATTGACAACTAAATCGTTATCTTTTACTTTGCTAGAGTACCCGGAATCAGACATTTCAACCAAAGAAACACgaccttcttcagttcttcacaGATAGTGACAGCGAGATTTAATGTTCGAAATCGAGATAGGGATAGTAATCGACTGAATAACAACATAGAATAGGGACAGTAATCGAAATATTACCTTGCATTCGGTGAAGGAAACAACAATTTTCCAGAATTAGGGTTTGGATGGTTTGGGGTTTTTAGATTTTTGGGTGAATCTGttgaaattttagagaaataaGGCTGGGGATTTCAGCTATAAGCTTCTGCATGAGGACGGAAACTGGGAATCGATGATTTTGGGGAGGGAGGCGCTGATATGTCGAAACCGGGAGAGAAAATAAGAAACTGAGAAATGAGGCTTAGGTCGAGCAGTTGgttttgtttaatttgttgAACATCAGATCAAGAGAGACTCGTGCTCCAGTGGTTGGGGGTGAAGTTGCCGTCGAAGAGGTTGCAGGTTCGAACCCTCCCTCTTACACAACCTTCTATGATGTTCAAAACATAACCTTCTTTTACAGATTTAATGTCACTCGGAGTCGGTGGATGAGTCTCCCCCGTCATATATAATTTATGATAAACTGGTAATGTAGAGGCTCCCCCAGGCCCCAACTCTGATTCAATTTGGGATATGCATACAAACTATCACGGCCTGAGCAATGTCGTCATTGCAGGAGCCAATATTTGTCTTGTCATCACTGCAGGAGCCAATATTAGTCGTCCTTTCAGGAACCAGTATTTATCAACTTCAATGAGGCTACTGAGAATGTGGCAATAGCCTGGGGAGCATTTGCAACAGGGAGTCTAGGAGTCGGCTTACTACTATCTGAAACAAAATGAAGATGATTTAGCATTCAATGTAAAATAGAAATTGTTCAAACCAAACTCAGAATAGATGCAAAAGCAGTGACAACAGTAGGGAAGAGTAGCTTTGGCTTACTACTATCTGAAACAAAATGAAGATGATTTAGCATTCAAGGTAAAATAGAAATTGTTCAAACCAAATTCATAATAGATGCAAAAGCAATGACAACAGTAGGGAAGAGTAGCTTTGGCAGGGAGGGATTGTGACGCTGGTAGTCATGCAGGTGGCAGCGAAGGTGGGAAAAGACATTGTAGTTAGTAATGGCAATGGCTGTAAGTGTCCTCTTGTTCTTTCCTTGTAGTTTATTCTTTTGGAAATTTGAAAATGACATTGAATTTAAACGGTCATTTTCAAGAATGTATCACCTCCAAATTCCATGAATTTCTTAAATAAACAACCTTAATCATATACAGCCAAGATGGTCAGCTTGACCTAACAGATTAATACCTTTGGATTTGATATGCAAAGGAGACCAAGAGCCAAAGGAACTGCCCGACGGATATTTTGTTCTCCATACTGTAGAAGATGCTCCAATGAACGAATTGCCATTTCAAGTCCCAACTCTTCAGCCATTGCTATCATCGCAATACCAAGCACTGCAGGCCCCTGGTGTGTTTCACCCTTCTCAAGATGTTGTGAACAATGGCCAAGAAGGTTTTGAACTTGCATGAAATAAAAGTTCGCTACTTCATACATGTGTGACAAGGGAACTTAAATGTGTAGTAGGTCTGAGGATATTACCTTGAGAACATTTCATGTTCCCGCATAAGCACTAGAAAGCATAGTCATATCACaatgttttctgattttttcatgAAATGTCTTTGAAACTTCAGCAGTGGCCTCAACACTTTCCCGTGAGTCACAAGTGAACTAGGATTAGAATGTTCTCCAGTTCTGAAAGATTGAGCGACTTCTTTAGCAGCAACAAATGGTTAATAATAAGCAAGCTCTGACTACATAATATAAACtaaatgaatttgattttgtatgaaaagaaagaaagagaaagttaAGTAGTAGTGATGCATTCCAGGAaagggaggaaaaaaaaaacgccCTTGCGAAAAAATATACCTACTTCCCAAGATACAGAAGACCTAGGCTGAGGGGTATTAGGCAAGCAAGGGGCTCCCCCAACTCAGCTTCACTTCGGTCCATTAGTGCAAATATGATTGCCTGAGCCACCTCCTCATTGCAAGAACCAACTTACCAACATATATCAAGCCCAAGGAGATTGCAGCGAATGTGATAACATCAAGGGGAGCTTTGGCGTCATTTAGTATAGGAGTCAGCTTACTATGTATCTGGCACAAAGATAAGTTGGTTTTGATGAAAATAAGCATATTATAGCAGTTCAAGAAACTCTAATTAAACTAGCACTCTTCAGCTTATATGCCacctaaaataataaaaatgatCAAGACAGCAGTGAAGGTTTGACTAACTGTACTCGTGATTCTTAAGCCAAGAATGATATAAGAACTAGGTCTATTGAAAATCAAAAGGCAAAAAGCAAAACACTTTACCTGCTCGTTCTCAGCACCAGCATATGCAATCCCTAGACCCATTATTGCACCAATTCAGATAGATGGATCTTCTTTATCTATGTATTCGCCCAGAAGTGCCAGTGCCTGGGAAACATGAAGAGATGAAGGCACGCCTCTAATAATTATATCTTTATGTTCCACATCATAACTGTCCACAAGAAGGAACAGAAACTCAAGAAGTGTGTGAGTCACATCAATGTATCTGGGTATAGAGTACACCATCAGTAGCATTGCAGGCTCAATATTCATTATATTATCTACTCTTTCATCAAAGAATAGCCAATCATAAAGTAGAGCTAGTTTCACATTGGCTTGGACATAATTCTTTGTGCAATATTTCAATAGCCAACCTACAACAACCCATCTTGGAGTGATATCCGATTGTATGATTTCATTTGGTGGATGGTGTGCGATTGTATGATTTCATTTGATTTCATATGATTTCACGGTCACGGAGAAGGAGCTCGAGGACATACCTATAGCGAAACATCGACGTTTGATTCTGTCGGGAGAAGAGATCAGAGAGAGGAGGACAGAGAGATAAGCGAGAGTCTGTGATTTGAATCAAGAAACAGAGAGAGCGGTGTCAAAGTGGCAGAGTTGTAATATATTAATTGTTACACTATAAAATTGTAATTTCACACTTAAATAAAGTAAGTAGGCTTATTGGAGTAAGTGGGTTCATGTTTGCCTAAATTTGGGcatttggtcaaggaccctgaATTTTTATTGGGTCGTCAAACCATGTAAGCAAGCATgctgacatgatttgacaagaGCACTGAAAAATTATTCTATATGGTTATTGAGAATGAAAGTGAAgcaaaacagattttttttctttgataatTTTACAATGGCAGGTCATACAGAGTTTGTAGCCATCATCAAGAAATTTTGGACACCGGACACGTGTCCATCAATCAATAAGAAGTAAGAACTAGCACCAAGCCTAACAGTTAAATATTTCAGTATAgataattaaaaacaaaagtgtGGGTACGTGAAAACAAAATATCTTATGTGACTCACCATTTTCTTAGACAAAACAAGATAATCATTTCTAACAACATCACAGTTTCCTAACTAGATTCAAGGCAACCAAATCCTCACATGAAACTTGACTTCAACTTTGAAAGTCTGAAAACATTACAGTAGATTTTTATCCTCTTCTAAAGTTGCTTCTTGTAGTGATTCACTATACGACTAAATATGTAACTTTATTACTAGTTTATTTCCTTTCTTGAGTATGATCATCGATCTTCAAAATTTCAGTGAGATATCACCTCAGGTTGTAGCTGCCACCCACCCAGTCTCAGATGGCATCTGCAACCAACGTAACCAACATATCAAGAGTTATCCACTTCTTTGGGACCACTGTCATCATCCCTAACAGTGAAAAACAAGTAGACCAGACTGATCTAGACAACCAGACGCCACGACGAGCCACCAATTTCTTCAGCAACTGCTATAACTCCGACAGTGACACCAGCCATAGTAGACCAACAAGTCTGTCACCCAACAACACCGTGGGTAACAATAGTAGTATAGAAATCCCAACACCTCCATCGAAGATCAGCCAACCCATCTCGACCGGAAACTTGTTAGCCAAATAGACGGGTATCAAGTGTAAgaggtacaagtaatagtatagggatctAAGAAAGGTTGTCAAACCCATGAGGATTTGATTCATTTCACTAGATAGGGTGTTAACTTAAGGAGAGCTAGCATATGCAAATATAGTATACAATCACAAACTTAAATTCACAAGAAAATCTAGGCTTATGAttgagtatgtgcattgtgatggtagtgaaattatttatttaataatggtgaaccaaattaaaataaatgctcaaatgtaaactaaatcactctaaactaaactagtaatataatggatgaagttaggggttggattgtATACCACTAACCTCCattgcaagtattgaagtttaaatacaagtgatgctattctaatttTCCACTTACTTTCTTTggatccggataagactacaaaggcttaaactcctttaatgttatcaATTATAACCTgataagtctagaattaactacctaagaacaaaTCTTATTACTGATTGAGTCTtaattcattgttcctagatgcatGAATCTTTGAGAttagataatcatgcaagcaaacTAATCCTAGATTTaagtgattttaactcacaaccttcacATGCACATAAATGATGCTATCAATGCTCAAagttaactactccctaaatattttttcatgagatgacaaacacaacacattcaaagtagttaagTTTAAATGAATGCatttcttgaattagcatatgaagatgaaaatcacaaataacatcaaatgtaaattaaaacatcaattcatacaagtttggatAGGGAAAGTACATCAAGGTAAATTTAAAGAGATAAGGAAAGAAggaactagttgaagcttggCAAATCAATCGGTAGATTCTCCTTTGTTCGCCGTCTTTAATgctccttgatggtggaataGATGGATGATGAACTTCTTAatggtgatgatgaatggaATGGTGATAAAGATATGAAACTCATTTGACTAACTTTGAGTGTTAGATGATGGAGTAGTGGTGGTGGAAGttggtagttgtggtggtgatgatggagaAGATGCAGTAGTACGAGTATTATGAGTTTGAATTTTGAGAGGTTTAGATGGTAGTTTTATGATGGAGATAGAAAGGGAATGTAATAGGGTGGTATGAGTGATAATTTCACTTGCAGGGAGATGAGGTTATTATATATATGGGAAGAAGATGTGtgaaaacaaaagatgaagaaaaatgatgCATCTAGCTTCTTGTAAGAGGCAAAGAGGAAGAGTGTTGGAGTGGTAATAGATCTCAAAATCAAGGGAAAAACGTAAGGGAGGGATGATGTAGATTAGGGTAGATAATAATGAAGAAAAGATTGTGATAATACCCAAAAACCTAGCGGATTTTTGTGTAATGATGATGGTGGACTTTTGAATAATATGGAGAGTTGAGATGGTGTGGAAAAGAGGGCAGGGAAAAGTGATGGAGTTGATTTTGAACCAAAAGATTTAAGATTTGTTCATGATAGAATGATGGTGAATGGATGTAATGGCATAGGTGAAATATTACTCCTCTTCCTTGCTCCTCCACGAGTATGGCCGGAAAATATGTGACACCACTATAAGTGGTGGTGCGTCCCCACTTATGCCACCATTTGTGGTGGTTCactgaaatttgaaattttactTTTTGCTTCACATTTGACGGTCATTTTTCTTAGCTTCGATTCTCCACTTTAAAGACTAAAATGGATGTTTTCTTCACTCTTGCAATATTCctagataaataagaaaattattTAGTAAAAGCTAAATTATACTAAAAAACAAGTTAAATTCTACATTTAGGGGAATGCATGTGTAAATTATGGTCTAACAAAATTTCCACTAGAAGCCGGAATTGGCCAAGGAGCTGTCGTCACGTCCCCAAATTGAGCAAACTTACCAGGATAGCTAACCATCGCGCAATCCCCCATCCCTCACGTTGATGATGGAAGCGGTATGCGTCAGATGCTGTATACATAAGCTGAGATGAAGTAGTGGAATTGACTCTTCATGAATCCTACATTGTCAATATCTATAGGTAACCTGTTGATTTTTATAGGATGTAGCTTGTTTATATGAAAAGTTATTTTATGCCATAGAATCTCGTCATTTTAAAGTTATTTGCATAATCCATATAAGAGATCTTTgtaacttttttctattttccgCTACTATAATTTTGGTCTCAGACATCGGTTCTTGGCCGATGTTAAAGAAAAAActaccgatgtcttagtgggtgatgttaaagatcacgAAAAAAAAGACATCGGTTCCCATAACAAAATAGACATCGGATAAGCAATGAGAATCGATGTAAAACTATTATTATGATGACATATTGGTGTGTTTAGATActgttaaaccttcatattttaaCATTTAATGCTTAATGAAGTATAGGTCCAGCAGCACAACTATGCATTTTAACATCATTTCTCAAGACACAAACGATGTCTTTAGTCTTTGGCACATCTGTTATCAATGTCCCATAACTCTTAGGACATCGTTTATTGAATCTGTATTGATGTCCAATCTTATTTAGCACATCAATCAATATGTTATAATTAGATGTGCACTAGCTTTTGGGACATTGGTTCTGTCATAATATATGCGGAATGTGGATCCAAGATAAATTATTGACAACAGAAGTAGTTTACCCTATCAAACAAGTGGCAGACAACAAACAAACATAACATATAATCCCTGAGAAGATCATTACCTTCCTTCAATCTTAAGTTTAGGCGTTTACCATTATCCTTCAATAGTATAATGCCAAACAACCTCATCTTATGTAATCTTAGTATGATAACAtacacaaaatgaaaatatatgatATGGGCAAGAATCCTACTTAACTAGCCTATGGGCAATACAAAGTATCACTGAAAGAGAATACAGGACTTCTCTGAAAATAATTGCATAAAactaaaaatttcaaaattagtTAAAGGGAATTGCTCCTTATCCAAGCTAACCGACACCCAGGGTCTTGTCTCCTATGAATTGCAGACAAAGAGACTCAGTTTCAGATACTAGGTGGAGATCAATTACAACTTACTAGGAAGCTGAACTAGGAGACCTCAGAGACCAACAACAATAGAGCATGTATAATCGGTCATGCTCAATCTAGCAAGGCCAAGCCTTCAGAACAAAACCAATATATA
Coding sequences:
- the LOC121050081 gene encoding 26S proteasome non-ATPase regulatory subunit 2 homolog A-like; translation: MYEVANFYFMQVQNLLGHCSQHLEKGETHQGPAVLGIAMIAMAEELGLEMAIRSLEHLLQYGEQNIRRAVPLALGLLCISNPKIVVSRLLDSLLQMLPRLLPHSQ